The following are encoded in a window of Megalobrama amblycephala isolate DHTTF-2021 linkage group LG19, ASM1881202v1, whole genome shotgun sequence genomic DNA:
- the miox gene encoding inositol oxygenase, producing the protein MRVVNLGPDPSLAYRPECHEKDQAEFRNFESGELFDRVFNTYKLMHTYQTLDFVKQKHLEWANCNHFSMAMMENINSLDELVDESDPDVDFPNSFHAFQTAEGIRKEHPDKDWFQLVGLIHDIGKIMALYGEPQWAVVGDTFPVGCKFQNSIVFRNSTFEGNPDVKNPTLNTEFGIYKPQCGLDNVLMSWGHDEYLYQVMKFNKCTIPEEGLYMIRFHSFYPWHSNGDYMHLCNEKDLQMLPWVKEFNKFDLYTKSTELPDVESLRPYYQTLIDKYCPGVLQW; encoded by the exons TCTGGCATATCGGCCCGAATGTCACGAGAAAGACCAAGCAGAATTCAGGAATTTTGAA AGTGGAGAGCTCTTTGACCGTGTGTTTAATACATACAAGCTGATGCACACATACCAAACGCTGGACTTTGTCAAACAAAAG CACCTGGAGTGGGCGAACTGCAATCACTTCAGCATGGCCATGATGGAGAACATCAATTCCCTGGATGAGCTTGTTGATGAATCCGACCCTGATGTTGACTTCCCGAACTCTTTCCATGCTTTCCAGACTGCCGAGGGAATCCGTAAAGAGCATCCTGATAAAG ATTGGTTCCAGCTAGTAGGCCTGATCCATGACATTGGAAAAATCATGGCCCTGTATGGGGAGCCACAG TGGGCTGTAGTTGGAGACACATTCCCAGTGGGATGCAAGTTCCAGAATTCAATAGTGTTCAGAAACTCCACATTTGAAGGCAATCCGGATGTGAAAAACCCTACACTCAA CACAGAATTTGGGATCTATAAACCACAATGTGGGCTTGATAATGTCCTGATGTCTTGgggacatgatg AGTATCTGTACCAGGTAATGAAGTTCAACAAATGCACCATCCCTGAGGAG GGTCTTTACATGATCCGCTTCCACTCCTTCTACCCCTGGCACTCAAACGGAGACTACATGCACTTATGCAACGAGAAAGACCTGCAGATGCTTCCCTGGGTCAAAGAGTTTAA CAAGTTCGATTTGTATACAAAGAGCACTGAACTACCGGACGTGGAGAGTCTGAGGCCGTATTATCAGACACTCATTGATAAGTACTGCCCCGGGGTACTGCAGTGGTGA